A genomic region of Anopheles coustani chromosome 3, idAnoCousDA_361_x.2, whole genome shotgun sequence contains the following coding sequences:
- the LOC131272378 gene encoding CCA tRNA nucleotidyltransferase 1, mitochondrial isoform X1, which translates to MVLLRQIRLFENIALKTIWYRCSSSNSHKYTDFIARRRMEAHAIARPDPVVMTIDSPEFHSIFTPELNDLIALFKRHNHEIRIAGGAVRDILMKINPKDVDIATTATPAEMKEIFTKENIRMVNMNGEKHGTITPRINDKENFEITTLRIDAVTDGRHAEVIHTKDWLLDANRRDLTINSMFLGFDGVLYDYFYGYEDLQKRRIAFVGDPDLRIKEDYLRILRYFRFYGRIAEEANRHDEETLRVIAKNSSGLAKISGERIWQEWKKILTGNFGVELTEEMLKQQLASYIGLPESPNIDEFLRVSEKVRAIDKKVQPITLVSALLDTPEDAVNLHLRLKFTVYERELCYFITQNRAETSTIDEILPFQQLCLQTISSAKIKKEYVLELLKYHGKRGLHQQLLDWPLPQFPIKGNVLIAKGAPTGPKLGHVMDRLKVIWSNNQYSMTQEQLLEHLPKVLEELNSKKK; encoded by the exons ATGGTGTTGTTGCGGCAGATTCGGTTGTTCGAAAACATTGCTCTCAAAACTATTTGG TATCGTTGCAGTTCTTCTAACTCCCACAAATACACGGATTTCATTGCGCGCCGCAGAATGGAGGCACATGCTATTGCTCGACCGGATCCAGTGGTGATGACAATAGATAGCCCAGAGTTTCACTCTATTTTCACACCCGAATTAAATGATTTGATTGCTTTGTTCAAGCGACACAATCATGAAATTCGTATTGCAGGAGGAGCCGTAAG AGATATTCTGATGAAAATAAACCCAAAAGATGTAGATATTGCAACAACAGCGACCCCTGCTGAAATGAAGGAAATATTCACTAAGGAGAATATTCGCATGGTGAATATGAACGGTGAGAAGCATGGCACTATAACACCTAGGATCAATGATAAGGAAAACTTTGAGATAACCACTCTCCGGATTGATGCCGTTACCGATGGACGACACGCGGAGGTCATTCACACCAAAGATTGGTTGTTGGATGCAAATAGAAGAGACCTAACAATCAACTCAATGTTTCTTG GTTTCGATGGAGTTCTATATGACTACTTCTATGGGTATGAAGACTTACAGAAACGACGGATAGCGTTTGTCGGTGATCCCGATTTGCGTATCAAAGAAGACTACTTGCGCATTCTTCGCTATTTTCGTTTTTACGGACGCATTGCCGAGGAAGCAAATCGACACGACGAGGAAACACTGCGAGTAATAGCAAAAAATTCGTCAGGATTGGCCAAAATCAGTGGCGAACGCATCTGgcaagaatggaaaaaaatattaactgGTAACTTCGGCGTCGAGCTAACAGAAGAGATGCTGAAGCAACAGCTTGCGTCGTATATTGGACTTCCAGAGTCTCCAAACATCGACGAGTTCCTCCGGGTTTCGGAGAAGGTACGAGCGATTGATAAAAAAGTACAACCGATTACGCTTGTTTCCGCATTGCTAGACACACCGGAGGATGCAGTTAATCTTCATCTTCGGCTTAAATTCACCGTCTATGAGCGTGAACTATGTTACTTTATAACACAAAATCGTGCAGAAACTTCTACTATCGATGAAATATT GCCCTTCCAACAGCTTTGCCTCCAAACAATAAGCAgtgcaaaaataaagaaagagtACGTTTTAGAGTTGCTAAAGTACCACGGGAAGCGTGGTTTACACCAACAGCTTCTGGATTGGCCATTGCCACAGTTTCCCATAAAAGGAAATGTGCTTATCGCGAAAGGTGCACCTACGGGACCCAAGCTGGGACATGTGATGGATCGGCTCAAAGTCATATGGTCCAACAATCAATACAGCATGACGCAAGAGCAACTGCTTGAGCATCTGCCAAAGGTGTTGGAAGAGCTAaattcgaaaaagaaatag
- the LOC131272378 gene encoding CCA tRNA nucleotidyltransferase 1, mitochondrial isoform X2 gives MEAHAIARPDPVVMTIDSPEFHSIFTPELNDLIALFKRHNHEIRIAGGAVRDILMKINPKDVDIATTATPAEMKEIFTKENIRMVNMNGEKHGTITPRINDKENFEITTLRIDAVTDGRHAEVIHTKDWLLDANRRDLTINSMFLGFDGVLYDYFYGYEDLQKRRIAFVGDPDLRIKEDYLRILRYFRFYGRIAEEANRHDEETLRVIAKNSSGLAKISGERIWQEWKKILTGNFGVELTEEMLKQQLASYIGLPESPNIDEFLRVSEKVRAIDKKVQPITLVSALLDTPEDAVNLHLRLKFTVYERELCYFITQNRAETSTIDEILPFQQLCLQTISSAKIKKEYVLELLKYHGKRGLHQQLLDWPLPQFPIKGNVLIAKGAPTGPKLGHVMDRLKVIWSNNQYSMTQEQLLEHLPKVLEELNSKKK, from the exons ATGGAGGCACATGCTATTGCTCGACCGGATCCAGTGGTGATGACAATAGATAGCCCAGAGTTTCACTCTATTTTCACACCCGAATTAAATGATTTGATTGCTTTGTTCAAGCGACACAATCATGAAATTCGTATTGCAGGAGGAGCCGTAAG AGATATTCTGATGAAAATAAACCCAAAAGATGTAGATATTGCAACAACAGCGACCCCTGCTGAAATGAAGGAAATATTCACTAAGGAGAATATTCGCATGGTGAATATGAACGGTGAGAAGCATGGCACTATAACACCTAGGATCAATGATAAGGAAAACTTTGAGATAACCACTCTCCGGATTGATGCCGTTACCGATGGACGACACGCGGAGGTCATTCACACCAAAGATTGGTTGTTGGATGCAAATAGAAGAGACCTAACAATCAACTCAATGTTTCTTG GTTTCGATGGAGTTCTATATGACTACTTCTATGGGTATGAAGACTTACAGAAACGACGGATAGCGTTTGTCGGTGATCCCGATTTGCGTATCAAAGAAGACTACTTGCGCATTCTTCGCTATTTTCGTTTTTACGGACGCATTGCCGAGGAAGCAAATCGACACGACGAGGAAACACTGCGAGTAATAGCAAAAAATTCGTCAGGATTGGCCAAAATCAGTGGCGAACGCATCTGgcaagaatggaaaaaaatattaactgGTAACTTCGGCGTCGAGCTAACAGAAGAGATGCTGAAGCAACAGCTTGCGTCGTATATTGGACTTCCAGAGTCTCCAAACATCGACGAGTTCCTCCGGGTTTCGGAGAAGGTACGAGCGATTGATAAAAAAGTACAACCGATTACGCTTGTTTCCGCATTGCTAGACACACCGGAGGATGCAGTTAATCTTCATCTTCGGCTTAAATTCACCGTCTATGAGCGTGAACTATGTTACTTTATAACACAAAATCGTGCAGAAACTTCTACTATCGATGAAATATT GCCCTTCCAACAGCTTTGCCTCCAAACAATAAGCAgtgcaaaaataaagaaagagtACGTTTTAGAGTTGCTAAAGTACCACGGGAAGCGTGGTTTACACCAACAGCTTCTGGATTGGCCATTGCCACAGTTTCCCATAAAAGGAAATGTGCTTATCGCGAAAGGTGCACCTACGGGACCCAAGCTGGGACATGTGATGGATCGGCTCAAAGTCATATGGTCCAACAATCAATACAGCATGACGCAAGAGCAACTGCTTGAGCATCTGCCAAAGGTGTTGGAAGAGCTAaattcgaaaaagaaatag